The following DNA comes from Nicotiana sylvestris chromosome 10, ASM39365v2, whole genome shotgun sequence.
TATCTTACAATATACTCATTGTTGGTAATTCACAGACAAGTTATTGCTCCAAGTCTCTTGTACTGTTCTCTGAAATGGTGATGACAGGGTTGAAGCATGACACAGTTTCCTTTGTTGGAGTTCTCTCAGCATGTGCAACTATTTCCGCGATTAAACAAGGAAAGGAAATTCATGCATTTGCAGTGAGAAGATTGTTTCATGAACATCTCTTCGTTTCAAATtctcttttggatttttataccAAATGTGGACGGATTGATCTTTCCCAGAAGATATTTGACAAGATTGAGAACAGGGATGTAGCATCATGGAATACTATGATTTTAGGGTATGGGATGCTTGGCGATTTACATACTGCAATTGATATGTTTGAAGCCATGCGAGAGGATGGTATTGAACACGATTCAGTCTCCTATATTGCAGTTCTATCAGCATGTAGTCACGGAGGACTAGTTGATAGGGGGAAGAAATACTTTAATGACATGCTTGCTCATAACATTGAACCATCACAGATGCACTATGCTTGCATGGTTGATCTTCTTGGTCGTTCGGGGCTTATGGAGGAGGCCATTAACCTTATTACTGGTCTACCATATAAACCAGATGCCAATATTTGGGCTGCACTCCTTGGAGCATGCCGACTCCACGGAAATGTGGACTTGGGTTCTTGGGCAGCTGAGCACTTACTTGAGCTGCAGCCAGAGCATCCTGGGTACTATGCTCTGCTCTCAAATATGTATGCTGAAGCAGGCCGGTGGGGTGAAGCTGATAGGATCAGAGAATTGATGAAGTTGAGGGGTGTGAAGAAAAACCCTGGATGCAGTTGGGTTCAAATTCAAGACAAAGTGCATGCTTTTATTGTTGGACAAAGACTGGAAGGACTGGATCCGTGTTTGTCGCTTGAAAGTGTTGGTTGAGGTGGGTTGCTTTGTTGAGCCTTCAGAGTATGATCACTACTTGCACTGGATGGTTTTATTTTTCCTGTTGGCCCAGACTTTTGTCTTTGGCAATTGTGAGCTATGTTGCGTAGACTCTCCAAAATGATGCCGCAatcgtgtcggatcctccaaaaaatgcactatttttggaggatccgacaacCGGCAatattttcggagagtccgagcaacatagattGTGAATGTGAGATGTGATACGCCTAGTTGAAACCAATATTTTTCATCATGAAGTAGTGTGGACCAAATTCTAATTCCTTTGGAGACCCATTTGCTGCATGACGAAAAATCTTTCTTCGTTTTCGTTGTGAGGGAAGTGGGGACATGTAAAGGAGTATTCAGCTGGCAGTGTACCTCAAAATCATGGCCAAGTGCAAGCTTAGTCGAGGACAAGAACTGAAAGGATATATCAAGAGCTCTCGTGATCTGCTTTGCTTAAGGTCTGCTGTTACTGGAGCAATTTCCAGCCAAATGTAAAGCAATCATGGACATGTGTTGAGTGTTGACTATGCTCTTAAATTGATAAGTATTCATGGCTGGTCAATGAACTACTTGTCTTTGAGCTTCTGGCCTGCACCATGGAAATGCCAAAACCATATGAAGCACTCAAGGAGTTAGTTTTCTCGGAGAAGAGTAGCAGAACAAGGCTGCTTTATAAATCTACTTCTGCTCTAATTGCTGATTGGACTTAGACGAGCTAAATGGAACAGCATTGACAACGAAGATTCATATAGCTGATCTGACTTGTTCGGGATCGAGGCataattgttgttatttctgCTGTTGTAAGGTGTTCTTGACCCACAACTCAATAAATTTGCATTTAACAACCATGCCTGTTACCATCATAAAAAATCCAGAATCACAATGGTGGTCCCCCGAGTCCAATATTACTGGCTTTTCATGTACTTGTAACTTCAATCTTGATTCAGCTTTTCGTATATTGCTTATGAGGTCTTTCAGTGTCAGGTGGCAGATTTTGTTAAATTCGTTGTTTTTCACTTACATGAGGACCTAAGATGAAGGACAGGAGAAAAAATCTTACCTGCCTTAAGATGGACAGGAGAAATTTTGTGTGAAAAGGGAATTGTAGAAAATATCTAGAATAAGTTATGTTTGAACTTTTGACATCTTTTCCATGAACTGAAATCTCAATTATAAAGCTTGATCGTTTCCATTGTATGGCTCTTTGACACTTAAAGAAGTTACTCTTCTATAAAGCTGcttatattttactgttttctGCTAGTAGTTGGAAGCTGGCATTCAAATTATTATTAAGATACATACATAGTCATCCAAAGAAGTACATTTATAACCAAAAAAGATAATGACTTTCATCTTAGAACTTATAAAGCACAGAAGGCAAGCGAGGCATAATTAACACTTCTATAGGATTTACTTTGCGCATTGTCATCCCTAACCCTTCTTTCATATCCAACGGTTCGTTCAATAGTGTACTAAAATCAAAACCTTGGAGTAAATGAGCTATTGCAAGGTGTGTCACTTGAGTTGCATAGGTAATCCCTGGACAAGATCGTCTTCCAGAGCCAAATGGGATGAACTCATATTGTTGACCGCGAACGTCAAACCCTGCTTGACTAGTCAAGAATCTCTCTGGAtcaaatgtatcaggatttgaccAAATCTCGGGATCTCGTTGCAGCTTCATTGTATTGACCCACAATCTTGTACCCTTGGGAATGTGGTATCCATGTACAATGCAGTCCTCAACAGATTCATGGGGTACTAACAAAGGTGCTGGTGGATATAATCGCAGTGTCTCTTTAATAACAGCTTGGAAATATACCAAATTCTTGATATCACTCTCTTCTACCCATCTGTTTCTGCTAATTTTTGTGTCTAGCTCTTCTTGGACTTTCTTCATGACATCCCTATGGTTTAACAATATTGCCATTACCCAATTCAAGTGAATAGCAGTCGTGTCCGAAGCATCCAATACCATACTCTGGTAgaaacaacaatataagaaaaaCAAAGATCAGAAAAGCAAACAAAAAGACAATCTTCTTATCAAAGCAATAGATAGCTTCTAGTTACCATCAAAGCAATATACTGGTATCCTGCTAAATTGTTGCACAATTCAATTCAGAACATAGAGTCTCTTGGAAGTGATCAAAAGGTCACCATTAGAATTGTTGTATCACGAGTTAAAATTCAATAGTCAAATCGGTGGATAATGGGTCCGCCCCTTTagccttctccacttaaataccaggtCTTGTCTATTGTAGGGTTCGAACCCATGACGGGCACCTAACCCACACGTCACCGGTTGTGCTCTTACCATTAGACCACACCACAAATCATAGCACGTTATTACTCTATTTTCTATGTTACCATACATATTATATTTGATATGGATTTGAGCCgtggaaatagcctcttgcagaaatgtgtagggtaaggctgcatacgatagacctttgtggtctggcccttccccggacaccgtgcatagcgggagcttagtgccgGGCTGCCCTTTATTGAACCTATCATACTTGATATGACGATTAACCGTTGTTGTAAGTTAATTTGATAGTATAAAATTCTTTCTATACTGTGCATAGAAAGAATTTATAGCAGTATAAAATAAACAAATTTCAAGAAAAGCAATGGATATATAGCAGCAAGAAACAGCACTCACCAGAGCTGTAGCTTTAATGGTGGTTTCTCTAGTATAACTATCAGCAAAATCTTCATTGCTCATCATAGAAAGCatcacatcaataaaatcctgtTCATTTCCAGCAACAACATCAACTCCTTCTCTCTTCTTCACATGTTCATCCAACCAATTTTGTAAAACACAATCAATATCTTTAAAAGTCCTTTTCATGAACTTGACATGCCCTTGAAAATCAATCCATTTGAATAAAGGAATAGGAAATGCATCCCATAACACAAACTCCATTGATATATACATAAAATCTTTTAAAGCTTTTTTAAATCTTtcagcttcttcttcatcttctgctTTCTCATTAAGCCTTCCATAGCTTTTTCCGGCTATCATTTTCACTATCAAGCTCAATGTCAACTTTTCTATCCAATTTGTAAGATTTAGTTTCACCGGTACATAATCTCCGGTGACCGGCAAATTATCTCCGGTGATCGAGGAATGATCCCCAGTGACCGAGGAATGATCTCCGGTGACTGGAAATAAAGAGAAAAGCTCTTTTATACTAGTTTGAAGTTCAGAAACCCTAACATTTTTCAGTTTTTCTAATCTACTACTAGAGAGAACTTCCTGAAGAACAATTTTTCGAATTTTTCTCCAATAAGGACCATAACTGGAGAGAAAAAGCATAGCGTTATTGTAACCGATGTACTCGCCGGCTAAAGATGCCGGCCTGGCGGCGAACGCTTTATCGTTAGCATTCAAGCAATCTCTAACGGCATCGTAACTGCTAACGACTAATACACGAGGTAACCCTAACCGGAAAGTGAAAACGGGACCGTATTTTTCAGCTAAAGTCGCTAGTTTTCGAGATAATGGAATGTCGTCGGCGCCGGAAAATTGTAGGAGGTGGCCGATCACCGGCCAGCCGCCGGAGATTTCTGGCGGTAAGGGGTTCAGAGGTTTTGAAAGTTTGAAATATTTTAATTTCCATATGAAAATGGAGAAAAATGCAAAAACTATGAGAACTGAAATTgcataaaaatgagaaaaaagattATCTTCCATTTTTTCCAACTAATTTTCAAGAATCTAAGGTTTATTAGATGTGTTTTTGAGATAATACAAGGATGTATTTTTATATCATTGAGACTCTAataatttattatatatatatatatatatatatatatatatatatatataaaagaaaaaaatttggGTGTGCATAgaccactaatgcttgcataagTATAGACCGCTTATAACGCTCCTCTTTGGGGTGCGACCTTCCCGATCCCCCCATAAACACAAAATGCTTTGTGCACCGAATtgctttttgtttttttgggtaTCAATTTTGACTAAAGTTTAAATTTTGACTAATAGAAGAATAAGATTGATAAATTATCCCTTTGGGAACAAGATCCAAAGTAAAAAGAGACAAGAATGCAAATTTTTTTTGTCATCCAAGACCCTAATAgtaattcttttatttatttaattattcatttatttattattatctcgAAGAGACACTAATAATTAACAAAGGACAAATTTGCTGAACTTATTTTTGCACGTTGTAATTACTTATTTAATTAGGATGAGTTCACTCTATATGAAAGTAGGTAGCACAATACAATG
Coding sequences within:
- the LOC104213667 gene encoding nicotine N-demethylase CYP82E4-like — encoded protein: MEDNLFSHFYAISVLIVFAFFSIFIWKLKYFKLSKPLNPLPPEISGGWPVIGHLLQFSGADDIPLSRKLATLAEKYGPVFTFRLGLPRVLVVSSYDAVRDCLNANDKAFAARPASLAGEYIGYNNAMLFLSSYGPYWRKIRKIVLQEVLSSSRLEKLKNVRVSELQTSIKELFSLFPVTGDHSSVTGDHSSITGDNLPVTGDYVPVKLNLTNWIEKLTLSLIVKMIAGKSYGRLNEKAEDEEEAERFKKALKDFMYISMEFVLWDAFPIPLFKWIDFQGHVKFMKRTFKDIDCVLQNWLDEHVKKREGVDVVAGNEQDFIDVMLSMMSNEDFADSYTRETTIKATALSMVLDASDTTAIHLNWVMAILLNHRDVMKKVQEELDTKISRNRWVEESDIKNLVYFQAVIKETLRLYPPAPLLVPHESVEDCIVHGYHIPKGTRLWVNTMKLQRDPEIWSNPDTFDPERFLTSQAGFDVRGQQYEFIPFGSGRRSCPGITYATQVTHLAIAHLLQGFDFSTLLNEPLDMKEGLGMTMRKVNPIEVLIMPRLPSVLYKF